TTACTGACATCATTTGTGGTGGGCAAAGGGGTATAGGCCAGTAATCTACTATCcttctaattatatatatatatatatatatatatatatatatatatatatatatatatatatatatatatatatatatttttttttttttagttatcgAATCTAATTGGCTAATATGCAATATCCTAATCAGCACTGATCAGCCTCTTCATCGGGGTTTAATCACTCTGCCAGCTGGAGCGAATGTCAAATTTGTTAATAAACTCGACTGGACTGTTGAGCCGGACCACTAGcctatttttgagatttttttggcGAGAATGTTCGTCTACTTAAGGGTTGCGGCTATTTGTTTTGATGACCTAGGACTCTGAGATTATATTGTCAAGAGCACTCCTCTGGTGGACACATTCTGGAGTCTGATGTATGACTTTATAGTAGTAAAATGTGGGCAAAGAATTGTTTTGAGTATATATAACGACTATTAATGCAATGCATGAAGTCGTGGTCGTGTACCCCATATCTAGAGCAAGACCAGCATTTGtggttcaaaagcactaattgCATTCCTTATAGACAATAACCcgtcttttttcccctttatttcACCTCACATTTAATTCTGTTCTTATTCCAGTGATTAGTTACAGGAGGCCAGTGCCGCCCCACTGCTTTTTGACACACCTCCAAGTGTTTCAACTAGGTCCGGTACTCGACCTAAAAGAGGTCTGCTTGTGTGGTTTCTCCCTCTTTCTAATATTACGCCGTGTCCAAGGCCAGCTCCGCACGTATTTGTTTTAAAAGACGGCAATTAATTATGAAAGTTGTCACTCATAAGTAGAGCCATCTGAAGCTAACGTTAGTACCTGTGGTCTCATTGGGAGAAAGGTACTTGTACAATTGTTAAATACAGTTTTTATGGACTTACTGGTCTCTTCATTACCTGGCTAGCACGTTTTAGCGCCCTTTCCCTTCAACAGACTGATGTGTCACTTTTGACAGAGAAAGTTAAGAGGTCCGTTAAACTCACATTATAGCCTGAGAAATTAAAAACCAACGATGGTGCAGCTTCAGGTCTCAGTCTGTTGGTGCAACGACTGACTAATTTTTCTGACTCAAAGATCTTCTCAGTGTAATCTTCCTCCAAAAAATGATCACTGCATACTTGTGCCTCTGGGCCCATAGGAGGGTTTTTCCTTTTTATCGCCGCTAGCCAGTGAAGCAGTGTTGTTCTGCGTTTATGTGGCAGTTTATGAAAATAACTAATTTGCCCTTAGCTTTTACACTGTAGAAATTATTTTTACATCCAGAAGCAATACAGTGGTGCCCATTGATGGCCCATTGCCAGACATTGATGGAAATGGTGAGATTGACGAGTAAACATCCATAatgtaagtagtgtatggaaatatatttttatattgaattgcagatttaaaatacatacagtatacaataggGGTTCATAATTTAACaagttgtaaaccttttattcattaaacaccccaaaTAAAACCAAagactgaataagagtactaatgtacttaGGTGCATGTACATTTGCAGGTTGCATTAGGTTGTCACCACCCTTGCaaaattctttatatgtatacaatacttgaagaaaagtaCATCGTAAACTCAATATACTTACGTGGTTCTTTGCGTGTTGAATATCTTATTGTTACCCCCTTCTTAtccaaacattatggtttgtttctTTGCAATTTAAAGAGAAGTACACCGTAAATTCAATATACTTACGGGGTACTTTTCGTGTTGAATATCTGGTAGTTACTCCCTTATtgcccaagcattacagtttgtttccTTTATATCCACACATGTTATTTATACTTAAACTGTACATACAGAAAattacaccgttatttcactgtacttgcGTGGTAATTTTCGTGTttaatatctggttgttaccctcTTAACACTCAAGCtttacagtttgttccctaaTACCTACATATACGTTTATTAAACTTATACAATATGTACAGAAATGTACactgttatttcactgtacttacgcggtactttgcgggttgtaaaagaaagtgtTACCTAAAAGTCTTCTCACTCAAGCACATATACTCGttaacaccagtgtggatcttcatgtgttcattaaggtttgctgatcggctgaaactcatcccacaccaaagctgcggtcacactagagttgtatgttgtatggtgctgcgaaaaggggtggaaTTAAAAAAGATGATTAGATATTAAAAAGGTGAGCGattagtccatattttaaatttctgtccagagaggtcatgttttgatcttccaTTGGTCTcgcacagtcaagtgatgcaattttgcaggtcagaattcaccaagcttgaactttgcaatgcagtcaACTGCGAAACGTGATGCACaaacttgcgtttccggtctgacacatttgtgtgcctatgaatggaagtctatggggagaaacgTCCAATATGACCGCGGCTTAAGTGCAAATGAACAATTTctttccagtgtgaatcatcatgtgtagtttaagggatgatgagtggatgaaactcttcccacactgagtgcaagtgaatgatttctctctagtgtggaccctcatgtgtagattaaggtgtgataattggctaaaactcttcccacactgagtgcatgtaaatggtttctctccagtgtggatcctcatgtgtttataaaaGTTTGAAGAGCagcggaaactcttcccacactgagtgcatgtgaatggtttctctccagtgtggatcctcatgtggttataaagggatgatgattggctgaaactcttcccacactgagtgcatgtgaatggtttctctccggtgtggatccgcatgtgtagattaaggtatgatgattggctgaaactcttcccacactgagtgcatgtaaatggtttcactccagtgtggatcctcatgtgttgataaaGGTTCGAAGTGCAACTGAAACTCTTACCACACTGAGAgcacgtgaatggtttctctccagtgtggatcctcatgtggttatAAAGGGAAGATGacaggctgaaactcttcccacactcagtgcatgtgaatggtctctctccagtgtggatcatcatgtgaatattaagtttgcttttgcttgcaaaactctttccacactgagagcaCATGAaatgattcttgtctctccttttcaaaatatcatcagtctgtaaatgagttttttcctcaattttaacatgatgttcctcctctttacacccctcattctcttcaattaggtctgaaataaataaaaaatttgttttCATTAATTCTTAAAAACTCttatcaaaagctgaaaagtgaaaagacactggaaacattggctacacacactgtaattttaatgcacattaaatgtaaaataaatcagatcatattttgttcggtcctttaacgtgtacacatttaagcagattcaaatcaatttatctttatctagtattttttacaatgtaaattataTCAAAGCAGAAGTTatggtaaattgaaactgtgtcagtccagttttcagagtttcttacataattgatcaAAAGTCATTTGGTCATATTGatatgggtgctttcacacctgtgaatcgattcagttgttccgaaacagagattacaattgttacattgttgcttttTGCTCTTGGAGAGGTTAGCTTTtaaactgcaaagtttctaatcggaccaaaagagctaaaacaagtcacgtgtgagtaaactctccttacattggtcagagtgtcagggtttattttgcagcgtcccgctcagctgtcaggagaggtggtggtttggtggtgattgacagggtgcgcgcgcgtgacgtgtctgagggtagacgcggtggggaggggtgagggtgtgcgacgtagcctatttgaggaccgggagggagacgcaagattaccaggagatcatcactcgtttgcgggcatccggagactcgctaaacttcccgccctactcataattctctcttcatatagccgtaagccttatacatatccataaaacactgtgatataaccgcactcagatcagatcgctttctcactgcagtcgaaccgctccagggttcgtttcaatcaagccgagaccgcctcattcaagcgatctcggagcgattactttggcgcggaacagagcgtgattgccctgttcacatatgccaatcgaaccgcgctaactgggcaaacgagatataTTCCGAAACAAAattgtaggtgtgaaagcaccctaagacacagatttgaaagctgtaaatggcctctttttattcatttttattcataattacaacaaaatgtttttcaaaaatgtgtaaagcagacAGGGAACACTAGTTCATTCTGTGGCTGACTGGCAAACACACCAGAAAAAAAGTTCTGGGGTAACAACTGAACAAAAAGCAGAATATTAGCCTCGCAGACATGATAtatacctgtacagcatctgcataaaggctggaATTTGCACCTTTCCCCTcgtgtgctgttgggtcattttcatcTATTCTGGGGGGATTTTGAGAGAtaaaactttctctgtgtttcagcaaacggACTGATATTTGGGGACATCTTATTCTGACATATTCTGGaacaatgctttgaaaaaaaaaaactcaatacaaTCTGGCTAAATTTACTCCCTTTTCATTATATTCATGACTTTTCTTTCTCCATTGGTCtctattataacaaaaaaaatgtattgcaaagccatgacagcatataatcatgcatttatgatttttgttgttttctgtgATGACAGTCAACATAGTTTAATTGTTCTCCATCCATGGGACGGCAAAAAGGAAATGGGTGAGAGTAtaaaggaagaggaggagagtTGAAGAGGTTGACTGAACTGTTGCAGTGCAGGGAAACGAGAAGAGAAACCAGGTCGAGACGAGCAGTGTAAACTTAACAAATGGCTGTGagaaacaaaaagcaaaagtatGTATTGAAGCAACAGGGCAAAGACTGCTGTCTTATTACTGAAGTGCTCGTGACGTCGGCAAAGACTTCAGTGCAGTGTATCCTGAACAAAATCAACTTACCAATTTACCTCGCTGGCATGGAGTCAGCTGCCGACTCACCAGCCCGGTTCAATATTCGGTTCAATCCCGGTTCAGCCCGGTTCAACCTTCCCATCCACACCTCCACATTCGCCATTTCCCTTGATCCCTCCGCTCCGTGGATAAGAAGCAAaagcttttgttttctttgaccaAATTCTCATTTTGTTTCTCTTGTTAAGTTTTCTCCCCAGactattattatcagtattatttttcGTTTTCAATTCTGACGAATCTGCTGGCCTGaaataatttgcattttttttcttttgacgcgAATGGTGCGGTGTGAATGGCACAATACACATGAATGACGCggtgcgaattgagcgttttgcgcgtttcaCGTGAAATGCTTGAGTTCAAAAATatgaactttagcggacattcacactgcattaaccaatcaggagcttgctcttgtgggggcgtgattgtgacgtagcacctattgttggtgtcccgggggaaattggctgggtcaattggcatttctctgtggagtttgcatgttctccctgcattcgcgtgggtttcccccacagtccaaagacatgtggtacaggtcaattgggtgggctaaattgtttgtagtgtaggagtgtgtatggatgtttccccagagatgggttgcggctggaagggcattcactgcgtaaaacatgtgctggataagtttgcagtccattccactgtggcgacccctgataaattaagagactaagccgaaaagaaaaggaatgaatgtttttacttatgttatatagcgccagtgctcaaggatgcaacaaacagtaggagaacgaGAAAAGCAATAACTTTaagagtgcggttcacttgggctttggcgcggtacgcttgtagtgtgagtgcaaaacgcaccaaagcctgaaactgaaagcttGACGTGACTTTTATGtgactgtttcatatagatttattaatcaatcttactgttgaatgaacgcaaactgtcgtagtttattaaattaacaaacccctcactgcaagacagctgcgcaccttcagcaaacctcctcattcttGCAGCACGAGTACTTTATGATtttttatgagcgccaaaagtggtggatctgttcggcgaaatatctgactgcatgtcaccgcatccctaaagaTCCCACGACTGgcacgatataactaaagaaatctccactgtgctgagcaagaatgctcactgaacagcgcagcatcgatgacgtaagtgtgcccaggcccgattgtcgGGGGaaatgggaggggggacaagcgtgctttggcccggttcgaggcaactgtacatagtgtgagtacggcttaataatacataaaaaagaatgacaaaagacatgagaacaagtaacaagaaagtgtaatggaaattcatttttagatgagctttatatgttagaaacttgtctaagactcattattacatgtgtgtgtatctgtgttctccatatgttcatcATAAAACCTATGTGTAAATTTTTTATAGATAACTATATTTCTTTAGGTGAAAGCTTTTTCCTTATCCTAAGAAGGATGTGTGGTTGTTATGAGCATATCGAACAGCAGAAGACGCCTGACGTAATTGTAGATGAGGCCTTATTGggagttgacctcgtaagcagtacaAACCAGATAAAAAGGTGAACACACTTTGCTTTAGTATCTCACtttgcagaaactgttgttgctgtatgactgtgatcttctttataaagaataaaacttgtaaaagacatcccgggtaagactttgtttcttgaccactgagagagcctccttagagaaaatagccactacaaaagaaactcattcctgtctttcaataagtgcttatgtgcatttaggagagcTAGACAGCACACTCGGGGCTGCAACATggattaatttagtattcttattattaaaatatatctgaatgaggattaaatgactgagttggtctttgagaatgaaaaccaacctgtttgttcctgcagatcttcctgtttgactgtgaatgtttcttcaatcttcacatcttcacactcctctttaataaacgccatctttataacagtgtggagatcagtcgcttcagcaggagtttttctctgcgtttggacactttatcctgtttaaaatgaacaaaacaataaaaatgtcttgtttaaaataaataaaacaatgaacagaaacaaaataacttctcttcaacacttgcttcaacagtttctttatatgagagtgattaacaaaaagaaatcagttaagtctgagcaagaaacaatagccatcAATGaactgattaaaactagtactccatttcttatataaaGTGGTGTATACTTAGAATGAAATAatattatgctatttaataaattaaatattcattaaaagACGTATTACACACATCTCTGTAAACTTATTAAAACAATAGCcctcattactgtgagtaaaatagtacTTTGTTGTATAAAGGGTCaaataataatgtcaacagcaggtGTATGAATAAGCATAGGATGAAAACctaaaactttaatcaatcggtttatatttatgtaaaagttTTTAAACAAACCTTTGTCCAGTTGAATCCAGCGCAAGAGtggcgcagccttatgacgtcatacgtcacgccaaaataaaagtcttttcttttgtttagcttttttgccactCACTGTTGCAGTCCTGACTTACTGCTATTTTTCTCCCTCGGTTTCTACTTCACacttgctttctctctctcacacacagacacagatatTCAGTATTTGAAGTTAATAAAAACCTTTAATCTAACacttttaggacaactttgaaaaACGTTTTTAGGGTCATTAACACCATAAAGTGCCTTTGAGACATTAAcattttcaagatttttaaaaaatgaatgttggtcaagctcctgcactttttacaaacaatctacaagcagaaAAACAGGAAACAAACCTCAAACCCTTGTCAAAAAATCCTTAAGGATTCCAGTAGGATTTCTTTATAGGATTCCAATTAgaatttctatcatattttggAACCTT
The Danio rerio strain Tuebingen ecotype United States chromosome 4, GRCz12tu, whole genome shotgun sequence genome window above contains:
- the LOC137491235 gene encoding uncharacterized protein isoform X2; the encoded protein is MAFIKEECEDVKIEETFTVKQEDLQEQTDLIEENEGCKEEEHHVKIEEKTHLQTDDILKRRDKNHFMCSQCGKSFASKSKLNIHMMIHTGERPFTCTECGKSFSLCTSNLYQHMRIHTGVKPFTCTQCGKSFSQSSYLNLHMRIHTGEKPFTCTQCGKSFSQSSSLYNHMRIHTGEKPFTCTQCGKSFRCSSNFYKHMRIHTGEKPFTCTQCGKSFSQLSHLNLHMRVHTREKSFTCTQCGKSFIHSSSLKLHMMIHTGKKLFICT
- the LOC137491235 gene encoding uncharacterized protein isoform X1 translates to MAFIKEECEDVKIEETFTVKQEDLQEQTDLIEENEGCKEEEHHVKIEEKTHLQTDDILKRRDKNHFMCSQCGKSFASKSKLNIHMMIHTGERPFTCTECGKSFSLSSSLYNHMRIHTGEKPFTCSQCGKSFSCTSNLYQHMRIHTGVKPFTCTQCGKSFSQSSYLNLHMRIHTGEKPFTCTQCGKSFSQSSSLYNHMRIHTGEKPFTCTQCGKSFRCSSNFYKHMRIHTGEKPFTCTQCGKSFSQLSHLNLHMRVHTREKSFTCTQCGKSFIHSSSLKLHMMIHTGKKLFICT